In the genome of Spirochaetia bacterium, one region contains:
- a CDS encoding macro domain-containing protein: MGLLFTNKDITELEVESIVNAANEYLAPGGGVCGAIFAAAGRKELAQECRSIGHCSTGSSVITGGYKLKAKYIIHTVGPRYLGGKEGEEALLRSCYVSALALCKEKNLSSIAFPLISAGIFGYPKDEALWIAIEEIERFLSTSRETDVYLSLWGRRTNWAALYKNCRFFASRFTPSFYDPAQILHLLEIFQQK; encoded by the coding sequence ATGGGGTTGCTATTTACAAATAAGGATATTACGGAACTTGAGGTGGAATCCATAGTCAATGCAGCAAATGAATACCTTGCACCTGGGGGTGGGGTATGCGGTGCAATTTTTGCAGCAGCAGGACGTAAGGAGCTTGCACAGGAATGCAGGTCGATCGGACATTGCAGTACCGGTTCTTCTGTAATTACAGGAGGATATAAGCTCAAGGCAAAATATATCATCCATACCGTCGGACCACGATATCTTGGCGGGAAAGAAGGCGAAGAAGCCTTGCTCCGTTCCTGCTATGTGTCTGCCTTGGCGCTTTGTAAGGAGAAAAATCTGTCTTCCATAGCATTCCCGCTGATTTCTGCAGGAATCTTCGGCTATCCTAAGGATGAAGCCTTATGGATAGCCATAGAAGAAATCGAACGGTTCCTTTCAACATCAAGGGAGACAGATGTTTACCTGAGCCTTTGGGGACGAAGGACGAACTGGGCGGCCTTATACAAGAATTGCAGATTCTTTGCGTCCCGTTTTACTCCTTCGTTTTATGATCCTGCACAAATATTGCACCTGCTTGAAATATTCCAGCAGAAATAA
- a CDS encoding SIMPL domain-containing protein (The SIMPL domain is named for its presence in mouse protein SIMPL (signalling molecule that associates with mouse pelle-like kinase). Bacterial member BP26, from Brucella, was shown to assemble into a channel-like structure, while YggE from E. coli has been associated with resistance to oxidative stress.), with protein MKHRTGGILAVLAICFASLVLTACSSLAGHQQEMVRTITVSGTGEVKVKPDTALFTIQVSELKDTTTEALQETSSKMNKLRTILESFSIDEKDLQLQSLSLRPEYDWIDGKQVLKGQRASQSIQVKVTGIDKDTKKLGNIIDDLGQVSNITLGNITFDKDDKTEAIRQARKLAVEKATEKARVLALASNMVLGAPITIGNTASESIVQERTYQPKVLMATASMAEGNASTDTPAGNLDVTSSITIVYQMEPTR; from the coding sequence ATGAAACACAGAACCGGCGGAATACTTGCCGTCCTTGCGATTTGCTTCGCTTCATTGGTTCTTACGGCTTGCTCAAGCCTGGCAGGCCATCAACAGGAAATGGTCAGAACGATTACCGTCAGCGGTACGGGAGAAGTCAAGGTGAAACCTGACACAGCCCTGTTTACCATACAGGTCAGTGAACTCAAAGATACGACGACGGAAGCCCTGCAGGAAACAAGTAGCAAAATGAACAAATTACGGACAATTCTGGAAAGCTTTTCGATTGACGAAAAAGATCTACAGCTGCAATCACTTTCCCTTCGGCCGGAATATGACTGGATTGATGGCAAACAAGTCCTGAAAGGGCAAAGAGCCTCCCAAAGTATCCAGGTCAAGGTCACAGGCATAGACAAAGATACGAAAAAACTTGGAAACATCATCGATGACCTGGGACAAGTCAGCAACATCACCCTCGGCAATATCACCTTTGATAAGGATGACAAAACGGAAGCAATACGCCAAGCCCGTAAGCTCGCCGTAGAAAAGGCAACAGAAAAAGCCAGAGTATTGGCTCTGGCAAGCAATATGGTGCTAGGTGCTCCGATCACCATCGGCAACACAGCATCCGAGAGTATTGTCCAAGAAAGGACCTATCAGCCCAAAGTACTGATGGCAACTGCTTCAATGGCAGAAGGAAACGCTTCGACTGATACCCCAGCAGGGAATCTCGACGTCACCTCCTCCATTACCATCGTCTATCAGATGGAACCCACACGCTGA
- a CDS encoding NUDIX hydrolase, translated as METDRFRIGNTEDPSHLVWKEVAHKDLLHTPIFDLQQDERESQQGVRGSFVTLKAPNWITIIPWYRNGKGIPCFVMVQQFRHGARKVIREFPAGIIDAGEDGLTAAKRELEEETGLAAQSFTFLADINPNPALMNNRAIVYLAEGLHQVTAQHLDATEQLDVQSVPVHEVIRQMGKDSLYDNGMMLMALGLFMREAANQPELLRQQ; from the coding sequence ATGGAAACCGATCGTTTCAGAATCGGGAATACCGAAGATCCCTCCCACTTGGTCTGGAAGGAAGTAGCACATAAAGACCTGTTGCATACTCCCATATTCGATCTCCAACAGGACGAACGGGAGTCACAGCAAGGGGTGCGGGGCTCTTTCGTTACTCTCAAAGCGCCGAATTGGATTACAATCATCCCATGGTATCGGAACGGAAAAGGCATACCATGTTTTGTCATGGTCCAACAATTCCGACATGGAGCACGTAAGGTAATACGGGAATTTCCCGCAGGAATAATCGATGCCGGGGAAGATGGCCTGACAGCAGCAAAAAGGGAACTGGAAGAAGAGACCGGCTTGGCGGCACAGTCCTTTACCTTCCTTGCTGATATCAATCCAAATCCGGCACTGATGAACAACCGAGCCATAGTATACCTTGCCGAAGGGTTGCACCAAGTCACCGCCCAACATCTCGATGCAACTGAACAGCTCGATGTGCAGTCCGTACCAGTCCATGAAGTAATCAGGCAGATGGGCAAGGATTCTCTCTATGACAACGGCATGATGCTGATGGCATTGGGCCTGTTTATGAGAGAAGCAGCCAACCAGCCCGAACTGCTACGGCAACAATAA